Part of the Borrelia duttonii Ly genome is shown below.
TTTAGAATCTTTTGTTCCAGCGCCAGAGTCTGATAATAATAAACAAACTAATGTAAGTAAAATGAGCAAAATAGGACGTAAATTACCTGGTATTAAAAAGAATGAATATTTCAAGTTTAATAGTAAAGTAGATTTTTCTATTCAACGTGGGACATTAACAAAATTTGGTGCTAGTGAAGTTGGGAGTATATTTCTTGGTGCTGAAGCTGCTTCTGAATTAATTGTAAGTAGAGTGCTTAAATCTTTTGGGAAAGAAGTTCCATATAAAGATAATTTGCATATTAAAAAAGGTAAAGCATTAGAAAATTTAGGATTTGATGAGTTTCTACGTATTTATTCTGATAATATACAAGTTTTACATAAAAACAAATATGCTAATGGAATAGACAAATATAATTACTTCAAACGAGTAGGATTAGGAGATAATCTTGTTGGAGCAACAATAGATGGTTGGTTTGTAAACAATCAAGGTGAAGCAGAACTATTAGAGATTAAATGTAGTGATAGTAATTATTTAACATCAGCTATTACAGAATATAATCAAACAGGTAATTTTTTAGATAGTAAATATTTCTTTAAATATTATGTTCAAGCACAAGTGCAACTTGCATGTACTGGCTTATCAAAATGCAACCTATTCTTTTTGATTGGTGATGAGCCTATTAATTGTGTTATAGAGAGAAATAATGGCTTTATAGCAAAAGTGATGATTTATATTGCGACATTGGATATGGAAGTTGGACGCATGTGTAATATCATAAAAAGAGACAAGTCTATTGATCTTGCAAATATTGACATAGAAGATTTAACAAATCATATAAAACTATTACTTCAAGATAGTGAATATTATTCAGACTTGTCAGAATTAAATTATAAAGATGAGTTTATAAGTTTTATCAATATTGTTAAATTAAATATTGGTGCTGAAGAGCAAGAACTTTTAGAGAAACATTTAGTTGATATTCAATCTAAGCAAACAGAAATAGAGAAAAAAGAGAAAGAGAATGCTAAAGAATTATATGCACTTACTAAACAAGATAAGGATGTTCTTAAAGATATATTTGGTAAGTTATCTATGGAGTTTTCGTTAACAGATAATATTGTTTATAGATTAGGAAAGAATGTATTTGCGTTAAATTCAGGTAAACGGGCTATTAAGGATAGATTTAAGTTAATTACGGATCATTATGATTATTATGATATTAATGATATTAGTTCTCGTCGTAAGTTCTCTATATCTAATCCTGTATCTTCCACCTCATATGCAATTTAATGGGAGGTGGAGCAGATGATTATACATGTAATAATCTTTATTTTAATAATTTTATACCATATGTTAAAATTTATATGTAAGTGTTTCAGAAATATTATTAAAAAATATGTTTATGACTATCATACAATAAAAGAATACAATGAATATTTAGGCAACTTGTATTGTGATCTCCAAAGAATGGAAGCCAGACGTAGGCTTTATGATGATGGGGGTTTTGATGTCTGACATTAATAACATCACATTATCAGGACGCTTGGTTAGAGATTCACTTTTATCTTATAGTAGTACAAATTTAGCTATACTAAATTTTTCTATAGCTAATAATATTAAAGTCAAAAGAGAAGGTGAGTGGAGAGATAATGCACAATTTTTTAATTGTGTATTATTTGGTAAACGAGCAGAAACTCTTATTCATTTTCTTAGTCAAGGTAAACAAGTCGTTGTTCAGGGATCTATGAGACATGAATATTATAAGGATAAACATAGTGGAGTTGATAAAATTAAAAGCATTATTTTTGTAGAGCAATTGAGATTGTTTGGTACAGGTACTAAGCATCATAATCCTAAAGTTGATATTCCTGTTCCTGTTCCTCCGCATGTTCCTGATCCTGCTTGTGAATTTAATGAAGATATTCCTTTTTAGAAGTTTATAAATGAGGTTTGGATTATATAGGAGGTTAAATGATATATGAAATTACAACAAAATGATAATAGATTTTTATTAGAGATTAGACGTTGGGGTTGTTACTTTTTATCTTTGCATTATTACATAGCATCACTTACAAAGAACGAATTTGACTTTAATGATATTAATAATAATTATTATCAATTTATTAGATTAGGTTATATGAGGATTAATTGTTATATTTTAAATCCATGTAGCATCTTAAGTTTCTTTGGCATTAAACGAGATGTTCGTGTTGAAGATAAAGATTATAAGTGTTTAAAAGATGAGTTTGAGATAAGTGAAGTTAAGATAAAGAATAATATTGGATCTCATTTTATGGCAACAAATAATACAGAAGTTTTATATGATCCTCTTTTTCTTAAAGATAGAGGACAAGAGTATCATCTAAAATCTAAGCGTATATTTAGAAAAATATGAATCCCCACTTTATTATCTCCATTATTGGTATTATTGTTAAAAGGCTATATGCCTTTTTTTTATGCTTATTTATTATGAAAATCTTGATTTTTGCTAAATTTGATTGTATAATTAAATATCCTTTGAATTTTAAAATAAAAAAAGATGTATGTTTTTGATTTTTTATGCTCCTCTGTATGAATAACAAAAAGAAACATACATTTTTTTATTATGTCAAATCTTGATTTTTGTTAAATTTGATTGTATAATAGCTAATATCTACGTGTTGAATTATCTTCAACCTAAGTATAACCTTTATTCCCCCAAAAAAAATTCTAACAAAGAGAATTGTAACTTCTTTTTGTTAGTTTGTAGTAATATATTGATTTAATGTTATGTTTTTATAGATTATATAACAATACATGAAATATACAATATTATTTAAAGCCGTCTTTAATATCATGATATGCTTTTAATTTACTTGCTTTTGAAAGACCATAAACATTATCTATTTCAGATGTTGATGCATATTTCATTAATTCTTTAATTTCAAATGAGTTGTACCCTTTACTTTTAAGTGTAGCAATAAATATATTTCTACATATATGTAGTGATTTACGATGTTTAAATCCTGATTTTGTTAGTAATTCTTTAAATTGTTTTGAAATTTCACTTATATTTATTCTATTATCTTTAAATCGATGTTTACTTTTTTGAAATAGGTAAGTACGTCTTGAATCTTGTCCTTTATTTTTAAAATGAAGTTTATGAATTTCCTCTATAGCTTCAAATTCAGATTTACTTATTACTACTTCTCTAATGCAAATATTACTTCGCTTTTTTGCTACATTTACACGTAAACTATAAAATACATCACCATTATTGTTTTCTTCTCTTACTATGTCATCAAGTCTTATATTTTGAATCTCTACTCCTCTACAACCTGTAATTGAGAGTATATGAACAAACCATCCTGAGATTGGATCTGTCTGTTTAAGTTTGTCTATACTTTTCTTTACTAATCTTATTGTCTTATCATTTAAATAAAATCTTATTGGTATTGATTTAGATTTAGTATTGCTTTTGGTTTGTAA
Proteins encoded:
- a CDS encoding DUF244 domain-containing protein is translated as MTNINKSINNGVKKVNQQDLYTQQVIKGLESFVPAPESDNNKQTNVSKMSKIGRKLPGIKKNEYFKFNSKVDFSIQRGTLTKFGASEVGSIFLGAEAASELIVSRVLKSFGKEVPYKDNLHIKKGKALENLGFDEFLRIYSDNIQVLHKNKYANGIDKYNYFKRVGLGDNLVGATIDGWFVNNQGEAELLEIKCSDSNYLTSAITEYNQTGNFLDSKYFFKYYVQAQVQLACTGLSKCNLFFLIGDEPINCVIERNNGFIAKVMIYIATLDMEVGRMCNIIKRDKSIDLANIDIEDLTNHIKLLLQDSEYYSDLSELNYKDEFISFINIVKLNIGAEEQELLEKHLVDIQSKQTEIEKKEKENAKELYALTKQDKDVLKDIFGKLSMEFSLTDNIVYRLGKNVFALNSGKRAIKDRFKLITDHYDYYDINDISSRRKFSISNPVSSTSYAI
- a CDS encoding single-stranded DNA-binding protein, whose protein sequence is MSDINNITLSGRLVRDSLLSYSSTNLAILNFSIANNIKVKREGEWRDNAQFFNCVLFGKRAETLIHFLSQGKQVVVQGSMRHEYYKDKHSGVDKIKSIIFVEQLRLFGTGTKHHNPKVDIPVPVPPHVPDPACEFNEDIPF
- a CDS encoding DUF261 domain-containing protein; protein product: MKLQQNDNRFLLEIRRWGCYFLSLHYYIASLTKNEFDFNDINNNYYQFIRLGYMRINCYILNPCSILSFFGIKRDVRVEDKDYKCLKDEFEISEVKIKNNIGSHFMATNNTEVLYDPLFLKDRGQEYHLKSKRIFRKI
- a CDS encoding tyrosine-type recombinase/integrase encodes the protein MSEYEILKAKIKELEKQNSILLKETRQYKKELLQTKSNTKSKSIPIRFYLNDKTIRLVKKSIDKLKQTDPISGWFVHILSITGCRGVEIQNIRLDDIVREENNNGDVFYSLRVNVAKKRSNICIREVVISKSEFEAIEEIHKLHFKNKGQDSRRTYLFQKSKHRFKDNRINISEISKQFKELLTKSGFKHRKSLHICRNIFIATLKSKGYNSFEIKELMKYASTSEIDNVYGLSKASKLKAYHDIKDGFK